Proteins from a single region of Chrysemys picta bellii isolate R12L10 chromosome 9, ASM1138683v2, whole genome shotgun sequence:
- the LOC135973646 gene encoding uncharacterized protein LOC135973646: protein MQSSPAVMAMQSGNRKRAPAWTDREVLDLIAVWGDESVLSELRSKRRNAKIYEKISKDMAERGYSRDATQCRVKIKELRQGYQKTKEANGCSGSHPQTSRFYEALHSILGAAATTTPPVTVDSEDGILSTAGSSDMLGDGEDEEGDEEGEAVGRSHNADFPDSQDLFITLTEIPYEASPAITPDTESGEGSATPSATVSQPSLESHSQRLARIRRRKKRTREDMFSELMASSQAQAAQQTQWRENLTRMHQANMDREERWRQEDQQATQTLLGLLREQTDTLRRLVDVLQERRQEDRAPLQSISNRPPPPPSPIPTSPKVQRRRGGRVPANSHSTPAESSSSRRLSFPKI from the exons atgcagagctctccagcagtgatggccatgcagtctgggaatagaaagagagccccagcatggactgatcgtgaagtcttggatctcatcgctgtgtggggcgatgagtccgtgctttccgagctgcgatccaaaagaaggaatgcaaagatctacgagaagatctctaaagacatggcagagagaggatacagccgggatgcaacgcagtgccgcgtgaaaatcaaggagctgagacaaggctaccagaagaccaaagaggcaaacggatgctccggatcccatccccagacatcccgtttctacgaggcactgcattccatcctcggtgctgccgccaccactaccccaccagtgaccgtggactctgaggatgggatactgtccacggccggttcctcagacatgttaggggacggggaagatgaggaaggagatgaggagggcgaggcagttggcagatctcacaacgctgatttccccgacagccaggatctcttcatcacccttacagagatcccctacgaagcgtccccagccattaccccggacacagaatctggtgaaggatcagcca ccccgtctgcgactgtctcacaacctagcctggaatcacactcccagaggctagcgcggattaggcgtaggaagaagaggacacgggaggacatgttctctgagcttatggcctcttcccaagcccaggcagcacagcagacccagtggcgggagaacttgacccgaatgcaccaagccaacatggatcgggaggagaggtggcggcaggaagaccagcaggcgactcaaacgctgcttggactactgagggagcaaacggacacgctccggcgccttgtggatgttctgcaggaacggaggcaggaggacagagccccgctgcagtccatctctaaccgccctcccccgccaccaagtcccatacccacctcacccaaagtgcaaagaaggagaggcggcagagtccctgctaactctcactccacccctgcagagagctctagtagcagaaggctctcatttcccaaaatttga